In the genome of Gemmatimonadota bacterium, the window GAGCAGCAATAGCGCGACCACTGGTACCCCAATAAGCAGTTCCGTTTTTAGCATATCTGTTCTGAGCAGCACCGTAAAGGCGATGGCAAATGTCGTATTCGCAGCAACAAAGAATGAGTTTGCAAGCATTCTTCTTGCACTTACCCGATCAGCCATTTCAACATATAGCTTGTACTGCTCAAAAAGGTGGTTTTGGTATTCGGCACCGTAATCTTCTTTGGGAATACTCTTAACACTTCGTGTCATGCTGCACACAGTTTCCCTTTCTACAAACTGCAGTCGTGATGATCGGCTTGCCGAAGGGCATTAAACTAATAGAGCTAAAGGGACCAGTTTCGGATTGCTGCAACGATGCTGCTAGTTTGCCACCCAACCATTATATTGGCGACATTTCGCACTTGGAAGGGTACACGTTCTTGGCCCCAGGGAGTAATCCCAATTATCGGTTTGTTATAGTTTCTGGCAATCTCAATTTCTTCCTGAATCCATCTTCTGTAATTGACGTACATCCCAGATACTACAATAAAACAGTTTACCGGCTTGATTTGCCGGTCAAGTGCTTGACGCAATTCTCGATCGGACTTCGTTCCTAGTGGGTCATGTTCTGGAACCGAGTAGTTGCGCCAGTAGAAATAGGCGGCTTGGCTGAGTAGATTCTCAAGACGGTAGTACTCCGAGTTATCCACACTCCTCCATACATGA includes:
- a CDS encoding TIR domain-containing protein, translated to MPSLKTYDLFLSHVWRSVDNSEYYRLENLLSQAAYFYWRNYSVPEHDPLGTKSDRELRQALDRQIKPVNCFIVVSGMYVNYRRWIQEEIEIARNYNKPIIGITPWGQERVPFQVRNVANIMVGWQTSSIVAAIRNWSL